A window from uncultured Desulfobacter sp. encodes these proteins:
- the pncB gene encoding nicotinate phosphoribosyltransferase gives MIETILDNDLYKFTMQQAVHRLYPEARVRYELTNRGKTPFPEGFDSLIKERVAQMAGLHLTREERVWLEKACPYFTQTYLDYLASFRFDPDQVEISQQGSRLSVRVDGIWSRTILWEVPLMAIISETFFEVTAPEILSRQAIRERNQTKAKRMSDAGLTFVDFGTRRRFSAANQAHFLEDVLALDQHRMAGTSNVHFARVYGLAPVGTLAHEWIMFHGALTDYTDANAAAMDDWLKVYPDVLGIALTDTYTTNNFLEAFSQDRASRFSGVRHDSGDPELFTREIIRHYKEKGIDPATKIIVFSDGLDVDRAIKIHEFCRGEVKDSYGIGTNLTNDVGVAPLNIVIKLSWVQPEADMDGRPTVKLSDDPGKHTGDPGELRYCRKVLGL, from the coding sequence ATGATTGAGACGATACTTGACAATGATCTGTATAAATTCACCATGCAGCAGGCGGTGCATCGGCTGTATCCTGAAGCCCGGGTTCGGTATGAACTGACCAACCGGGGGAAAACCCCTTTCCCTGAAGGCTTTGACAGCTTGATTAAAGAGCGGGTCGCTCAGATGGCAGGCCTGCACTTGACCCGTGAAGAAAGGGTGTGGCTGGAAAAGGCTTGTCCCTATTTTACCCAAACGTACCTGGATTACCTGGCGTCATTTCGTTTTGACCCTGACCAGGTGGAAATTTCCCAGCAGGGGAGCAGGCTTTCCGTCAGGGTGGATGGGATTTGGAGCCGGACCATTTTATGGGAAGTGCCGCTGATGGCAATCATCTCCGAGACTTTTTTTGAGGTAACCGCGCCCGAAATTTTGTCCAGACAGGCCATCCGGGAGCGCAACCAGACCAAAGCGAAACGGATGTCCGATGCCGGCCTGACCTTTGTGGATTTCGGCACCCGGCGGCGGTTTTCCGCTGCCAATCAGGCCCATTTCCTTGAGGATGTTCTGGCCCTGGATCAGCATCGCATGGCAGGCACCTCCAATGTGCATTTTGCCAGAGTTTACGGGCTTGCCCCGGTGGGCACCCTGGCCCATGAATGGATTATGTTCCATGGCGCCTTAACCGATTATACCGACGCCAATGCCGCTGCCATGGATGACTGGCTTAAAGTTTACCCCGATGTGCTGGGCATTGCTTTGACTGATACCTATACCACGAACAATTTTTTAGAGGCATTTTCCCAGGACAGGGCCAGCCGGTTTTCCGGTGTGCGCCACGATTCCGGAGACCCGGAACTCTTTACCCGGGAAATCATCCGGCATTACAAGGAAAAGGGCATTGATCCGGCGACCAAGATCATTGTGTTTTCGGACGGCCTGGATGTGGACCGGGCCATTAAAATCCATGAATTTTGCCGGGGAGAGGTCAAGGATTCCTATGGCATCGGAACGAATTTGACCAATGACGTGGGGGTGGCCCCTTTGAATATCGTGATCAAATTATCCTGGGTGCAGCCTGAGGCCGATATGGACGGCCGGCCCACGGTTAAGTTGTCGGATGATCCGGGCAAACATACCGGTGATCCCGGGGAGTTGCGATACTGCCGAAAAGTTCTTGGCCTGTGA
- the pncA gene encoding bifunctional nicotinamidase/pyrazinamidase codes for MQINTKMEHTAAIVVDIQPDFTQALQGSLAVEGADQEYLDAAETETRRLKALGYPIYATQDWHPADHISFFSNHDNAKPYDLIEIEGRKQVLWPPHCVQESSGAQLLMDESLFTAIVKKGMDPAFDSYSGFFDDGKKATGLADILKDAGIKKLIIYGLATDYCVKATVMDAKMLGFDVTLIEELCRGVAPETTTAALEEMKAAGVDIC; via the coding sequence ATGCAGATAAATACAAAAATGGAGCATACCGCCGCAATTGTTGTGGATATCCAGCCGGATTTCACCCAGGCCTTGCAGGGCAGCCTCGCCGTTGAAGGCGCAGACCAAGAATACCTTGACGCAGCAGAGACCGAAACCCGCCGGCTCAAGGCATTGGGTTACCCCATCTATGCCACCCAGGACTGGCACCCGGCAGACCATATCTCTTTTTTTTCCAACCACGACAATGCCAAGCCCTATGATCTGATCGAAATTGAAGGCCGCAAACAGGTATTATGGCCCCCACACTGCGTCCAGGAGAGTTCCGGCGCCCAACTGTTGATGGATGAATCCCTTTTTACGGCCATTGTAAAAAAAGGCATGGACCCGGCCTTTGATTCCTATTCCGGATTTTTTGACGACGGAAAAAAAGCAACCGGCCTGGCGGATATCCTCAAAGACGCAGGCATAAAAAAGCTCATCATTTACGGGCTGGCAACGGATTATTGCGTCAAGGCAACAGTCATGGATGCTAAAATGCTCGGATTTGATGTGACACTGATCGAAGAGCTGTGCCGGGGGGTTGCACCGGAAACCACAACAGCGGCATTGGAAGAGATGAAAGCGGCGGGTGTCGATATCTGCTGA